A single genomic interval of Oncorhynchus mykiss isolate Arlee chromosome 13, USDA_OmykA_1.1, whole genome shotgun sequence harbors:
- the LOC110487301 gene encoding E3 ubiquitin-protein ligase RBBP6 isoform X4, producing MSCVHYKFSSKLDYNTVTFDGLHITLAELKRQIMGRERLKATDCDLQITNAQTREEYTDEEVHIPKHSSVIVRRTPIGGVKPAGRTFIVDRSDMAAGSSRPVCNKALSFSLLSLSSVYKLCSGLLVKGYCVNSVLNW from the exons ATGTCGTGTGTTCATTATAAATTCTCGTCCAAACTGGACTACAACACCGTGACCTTTGACGGGCTGCACATCACCCTGGCCGAGTTGAAACGGCAGATTATGGGCAGAGAGCGCCTCAAAGCCACCGACTGCGACCTGCAGATCACCAACGCACAGACCCGTGAAG AGTACACTGATGAGGAGGTTCACATCCCCAAACACTCATCAGTGATCGTCAGACGCACCCCCATCGGAGGGGTCAAACCAGCGGGCAGAACGTTCATTGT TGACCGTTCTGACATGGCTGCTGGATCCTCCAGACCCGTATGTAACAAAGCACTCTCATTTTCCTTACTATCTCTGTCCTCTGTTTATAAACTCTGCTCTGGTTTGTTGGTTAAAGGATACTGTGTAAACTCTGTTCTGAATTGGTAA